A segment of the Colletotrichum destructivum chromosome 3, complete sequence genome:
CCGGTGAGGGAATGAACGGGCAGAAGTTCTTGCTTGGGTGAGCCGCAGTCACACTCCCCCTTCAGGGTAACGTACACGAGCTCGTCCTGGCTGACGATTTGATATCAGCCAGGAGAACGGCCGCGAACCCCCGGTGATCAAGCTACTGGGTCTGTTCGACACGGTCAAGCAGtacaaggacgacgacgagttcgacATCTCCCATGTCAGCTCCATAAAAGATGTTCGACACGCTCTGGCAATGAACGAAGAGAGGCCGCCGTTCCAACCGGTCCTGTATGAAGCCCGCGATGAGACGAGCctggaaaagaaagaggggTCGTACCTCCAAGCCTGGTTCGTGGGCGCCCACGGAgacatgggcggcggcggcgtcgacgacggcctctcCCTGTACCCTCTCCAGTGGATGTTGAACGAGAGCAGGGACCTCGGCCTAGTCCTCGAGTACAACCCGCGCCCCCAGCTGAAAGATCTTATCCAGGACCCCTTGAAGCTGGCGTTcccgagcccgccgccgctcagcCTGGTCGGCGATTCgaagcagctcgacgagcctCAGCCGTGGACGTACAGGTACTCCAACGGGGTCGAGGCCACGATGTACGATCTTCGACGGTCCCATCGACACGGGAATCTGCAGGCTATACTCCATAACAAACTGAAGAAGCAGGGGCCGCGGAGGGCCACGCACAATGTCCTGCTGAACCGCAGCATGCTTGGAACCTTGACAACTCTCGGCAAGCGCAAGGTGTTTGATACGGCGTCTCAAAGCCTCGAGGGATACGAAAAGACATGTCAGTGGGACAGGGGCGTCTCTTTTAGTTTTGACTCTGCCGGGGAACGATGCTGACAACATCTCGCACAGCCGGCGACGTAACCATCATCCACCCGTCCGTCTACTTTTTACTGGACACCTACCCCATGCTCGGAATCAAAGAGGCTCTCCAGTGTTTTGGCGAACAGCTGAAGTCATTCAAGAGGGATTTCATGACATTCGTCTCGAGCGAGCAGGACATACCCTCCGACCCTTGGGTCAGGGACATCCTCCCGGAACACTCGACCTGCAGGATCCTCATCTGTGGCAATACCGGAGTCGGCAAATCCACTCTACTGAACAAGGTGTTTGGCTTGCCAATGGTGAGTTGTGGTTCCCATGCGTctcggagagagagagagagagagagagagagagagaatagACACTAAAATCGGTGCCCAGACCCAGGAAAACTCGGACCAGAGAGGCGAGCACAACATCGAGGACGGATTCGAGTCGGATCAGCACCcgggcatcatcatccacgaTTCGGAGGGGTTCCAGGCCGGGAACAAGAAGGAGTTGGCCGTGTTCAAAAAGTTCCTGAGGAAGCGGGCCGAGAGCAAGGACCTACGAGATCAGCTTCACGCGATATGGTAGGCGATCGAGccaaagccccccccccccttctaGAACCCCTCAATATCTGAGACGTGTGTAACTCTGGGCTGACATTTGGCTCTCTTCTCTCGTCTCAGGCTTTGCATCGACACGGACACCGATCGTCCTGTGCAGTCAGCTCTCGCCAACGTCCTCCAGGAGGTGTCCAAGAGCGCGCCCGGGACGCCGCTCGTGATCGTGGGAACAAAGAAGGACAAGTTCCTCAAACTGCGCCGGCTGGACGACTACCCCGAAAAGACGGCGGACGATTCTGGGAAGAAAGGACAAGAGCAGGTCGAACAGGACCTGCTTTCGGCCCGAGAAGCCCTGTTCAGGAGCAAGTTCGAGACGGAGGCCGAGACGTGCGAGATATGGCCGCAACTGAACGCCAAATTCGCCTTTGTATCCCGCTGTAAGTTCTGCCCCGCCCTCAAGCCACTTGAATTAAATCGATGTTGTGGTTGCTGCTTACTTACACCTCTCCCTCTAACTCCCTCCTTTTCTTAGACGACCAACAGTCCATCAAAGAGTTGATACACAAGACGACGGGCTCCTTCGGCGACCCGGTCACGTCCGAGGCCTTGATCGCCGCGCAGATCCCCGACATCGACGCCAAGATAGACCAGGCGGTCGAGAAGACGCTGCGGCTCCTGCGGACGGCGGTGAACACGGCGTCACTGGGCGCGGGCCTCGGGCTCACCTCGTACgtggcgacgccgtccatcTCGCGGCACCTCTGCCACGAGATCGCGCACGGGTGCTTCGGCATGCCGGCGGCcaaggtggacgaggtcaaCTCGGTGCTGAGCCGGCTCGTGTGGGCGAACCTGTCGTCCTTCATGGCGCAGACGCTCGGCCAGTTCAGCGTCATCTGGGGCGGCATCGCGTTCCTGACGGCCACGACGGTGGTGGGCAGCATCCcgctcatcgtcggcgcgcCGCTGTTCGAggcgcccgcggcggcgcgcaTGGTCATCAAGTGCGCGTGTGACATgatcctcatcctcgccgacgcctttCGCGCGGGCGGCAAGAGCGCGAGCCGGGGAGCGATCgaggccgcgacggccgagtATACCAAGAACCGGATCCCGGCggccgaaggcggcgaggacggctCGGGGCCGGTGGGAGGCGCGCGGGTGCTCCGGTCCCGACGGCGGCTCGTGCACCAGGAGGTCAACAGGCTCATCCCGCTGGTGTCGAGCGTCGCCATGGAGGCGCTGCGCAAGAGGAGCGCGTCGGTGGCCATGGGCGCGTACCGGCAGAAGAGCGTGTCGGAGTACCGAGACGGCATGACGAGTATCCTGGCCAAGTACGGCAGCGCGAGTCACGAAGCGGCGGCCCTTGACGGGCTGGAGCTGGACGGGGCCGACGTTGCCTCCATCGGTTCGGCCACGTTGTACTCGGAGTCGGCATACTTTGACATTCCCGAAGAcaaggaggagatgaagCAGTTCCTGGGTGAAAAAgcggaggagaggggggggaaggaggtGAACGAGAGAGTGAAGATTGGGCCGCAAAGAGTCGATATTCATGTTTGAAGAGCTCGGGAGGGGTATGTGAATCTATGATACGGCCATTTTCTGTTTGCTTCGCATCCTGTAAAGCAGAGAATAAAGCCTCACGTTGTGGAAACAAATTGTTCACGTTGTTACAGGGATTCGAATCCTACGTCAATGCTGTTTTCACGAGGGATCAAGTCTCACGTCAGCACGATTTCTTGGGTTTCCTTTACAAGAGTAGTTAGCACTGAATGTCATCTCAGCTGTGTCTCATCTCGCCGTAACCGTGAGATCATACAGTCGATGACAGCAAGGGGCTCTTGTGAAGACTCCTGTAGCGATTGTATTCGGGCCGTGTCATGACctaacgtcaagcacccacatttggcccccccccacatttggcccccccaaaaacgaGGGCATTCCCACCAACATCAGTGTGTTTAATTAATTACTGACTAGGCCTAGATGCTACTATAATACAGCTTTTAGCTTTACTAGGTATATTAGACTTGCTAGATCCATCTgtaatatcctcttttttGCTAGCCTTAACTTaggccttctggatgtccttaATGTTGGCGAACTTAGTGTTTAGATCTAGCTAGACTACCTTTCTTTTCCTAACTGCAGTGCTTATAACCTTTGCCTGCAGAAGCTTTAGCTTATGCTAGGCAGTAGCTAGCTTATATGCCTGCttactaaagcctttttttttttttttttttacctttataaacAGAAGGCGTTAAGTAGAGGCATTATTATTTAGCTCTATAAATAGCTTTAGTTGGCTAGCTAGATCCTTTATCTTCCTTAGCGTTAACTATGCTACTGCAGATGACGCAAATGCCTATCCTTTagcttctttacttctaGACTGCCTTTTGTAGGCCTAATCTAATAGCCCTAGTGTTGATAGGAGCATTAAAGAGCTTATAAGGGGCTTAGCTATAGAGACAGGCTATAGGCTAGTATATTTCTAACTACTTTTAATGTTATCTATTATTAAGCCTACTAGACaagccttctaataacagcctataaagttcctcttgcctaTAATAGTAG
Coding sequences within it:
- a CDS encoding Putative GTP binding domain, Tle1 phospholipase, P-loop containing nucleoside triphosphate hydrolase, which encodes MSGKSRIRRILVCVDGTFYNPDGKEGKGAGNNTNVFRIFASVRFGKFIDENGNEVEQIPKYFPGIGLEKPTLTKYKDGYSGSPCKDLIEEVFYYCCTQIKSSEDEVWLYGFSRGAYVVRAVASLLHNNTLKEEAALAADKSLWKRITRLGPRKRNPAGEGMNGQKFLLGQENGREPPVIKLLGLFDTVKQYKDDDEFDISHVSSIKDVRHALAMNEERPPFQPVLYEARDETSLEKKEGSYLQAWFVGAHGDMGGGGVDDGLSLYPLQWMLNESRDLGLVLEYNPRPQLKDLIQDPLKLAFPSPPPLSLVGDSKQLDEPQPWTYRYSNGVEATMYDLRRSHRHGNLQAILHNKLKKQGPRRATHNVLLNRSMLGTLTTLGKRKVFDTASQSLEGYEKTSGDVTIIHPSVYFLLDTYPMLGIKEALQCFGEQLKSFKRDFMTFVSSEQDIPSDPWVRDILPEHSTCRILICGNTGVGKSTLLNKVFGLPMTQENSDQRGEHNIEDGFESDQHPGIIIHDSEGFQAGNKKELAVFKKFLRKRAESKDLRDQLHAIWLCIDTDTDRPVQSALANVLQEVSKSAPGTPLVIVGTKKDKFLKLRRLDDYPEKTADDSGKKGQEQVEQDLLSAREALFRSKFETEAETCEIWPQLNAKFAFVSRYDQQSIKELIHKTTGSFGDPVTSEALIAAQIPDIDAKIDQAVEKTLRLLRTAVNTASLGAGLGLTSYVATPSISRHLCHEIAHGCFGMPAAKVDEVNSVLSRLVWANLSSFMAQTLGQFSVIWGGIAFLTATTVVGSIPLIVGAPLFEAPAAARMVIKCACDMILILADAFRAGGKSASRGAIEAATAEYTKNRIPAAEGGEDGSGPVGGARVLRSRRRLVHQEVNRLIPLVSSVAMEALRKRSASVAMGAYRQKSVSEYRDGMTSILAKYGSASHEAAALDGLELDGADVASIGSATLYSESAYFDIPEDKEEMKQFLGEKAEERGGKEVNERVKIGPQRVDIHV